From one Triticum urartu cultivar G1812 chromosome 3, Tu2.1, whole genome shotgun sequence genomic stretch:
- the LOC125549086 gene encoding uncharacterized protein LOC125549086, translating into MAGDEVKPPRGEELRPAPLPEDVLAEVLRRVPPRWIATSRCVCTAWRDAIDARGLLRADLLPLSLSGLFIHFDDHKYPEFLARPSSASGARAISGNLSFLPSATPHGGTIWDDDCDDWRDYNIDDHCNGLLLLHGNRVVNPATRCWSALPPCPAPKDGTGNVWYSGHLVYDPMVSPYYEVFMTPHLDDYHSEDEVDPSMEESEWPPSQLKIYVFSSKSGCWKEKYFFRQGGATGIVSERHMGYKRSNGVYYRGALYVLCSVYLIMRISLSDNTYSVIKPPVMDTRAHDYPCVDIVRSKKGVYFVAFDRYWPQRKCWLGVWILNESCGQMGWMLKHDKDLKDALAHHRYCGRLHWILEDINYNLFCSSSFLEGNKKATTEEIFEWNSDDDVENENLVKHCCLEDNKKAIIEKKLDWKYNNRNVVNNCDMVEECHWGEEHYDDSYDEDIEILGFHPYKEIVFLSSTPEWTALAYHLNGFKIEELGNIYPNDYGHFKQLSNEQERIKSFPYTPCWIEELPRNN; encoded by the exons ATGGCCGGCGACGAGGTGAAGCCCCCTCGTGGCGAGGAGCTGCGGCCGGCGCCGCTGCCCGAGGATGTGCTCGCAGAAGTCCTCCGCCGCGTCCCACCGCGCTGGATCGCCACCTCCCGCTGCGTCTGCACGGCCTGGCGCGACGCCATCGATGCGCGCGGCCTCCTGCGCGCCGACCTGCTCCCGCTCTCGCTCTCCGGCCTCTTCATCCACTTCGACGATCACAAGTATCCCGAATTCCTTGCCCGCCCCTCCTCTGCGTCTGGCGCCCGCGCCATCAGCGGCAACCTCAGTTTCCTGCCCTCCGCCACCCCTCATGGCGGCACTATATGGGACGACGACTGCGATGATTGGCGTGACTATAACATCGATGATCACTGCAATGGGCTCCTCTTGCTTCACGGTAACCGGGTGGTTAACCCTGCCACCCGATGCTGGAGTGCTTTGCCACCGTGCCCTGCTCCCAAGGATGGCACAGGAAACGTGTGGTACAGTGGGCATCTGGTCTATGATCCGATGGTATCACCGTACTACGAGGTGTTTATGACCCCCCATTTGGATGACTATCATTCTGAAGATGAGGTTGACCCCTCGATGGAGGAATCTGAATGGCCACCATCACAATTAAAGATATATGTATTCTCATCAAAGTCGGGTTGTTGGAAGGAGAAGTATTTTTTTCGACAAGGGGGTGCTACAGGGATTGTCAGTGAGAGGCACATGGGTTACAAGCGATCCAATGGCGTCTATTATCGAGGAGCACTTTACGTACTCTGCAGTGTTTATTTAATTATGAG GATATCATTGTCTGATAATACGTACAGTGTAATTAAACCACCTGTCATGGATACCAGAGCACACGACTATCCTTGTGTCGATATTGTTAGATCAAAAAAGGGGGTGTACTTTGTGGCATTTGATAGGTACTGGCCTCAGCGTAAGTGTTGGCTTGGTGTTTGGATCCTCAATGAATCATGTGGTCAGATGGGGTGGATGTTGAAGCATGACAAAGACCTTAAGGATGCGCTAGCACATCACCGATATTGTGGACGACTTCATTGGATCTTAGAAGATATTAACTATAACCTGTTTTGTTCTTCTAGTTTCCTAGAAGGCAACAAGAAAGCAACCACTGAGGAGATTTTTGAATGGAACTCTGACGATGATGTTGAAAACGAGAACTTGGTTAAGCATTGTTGCTTAGAAGACAACAAGAAAGCAATAATTGAAAAGAAATTGGATTGGAAGTACAACAATCGTAATGTTGTTAACAATTGTGATATGGTTGAAGAGTGTCACTGGGGTGAAGAGCATTATGATGATTCATATGATGAAGACATTGAGATACTTGGGTTTCACCCATACAAAGAGATTGTCTTCTTGAGTAGTACACCAGAGTGGACAGCACTGGCATATCATTTGAATGGCTTCAAGATTGAAGAATTAGGGAATATATACCCAAATGATTATGGTCATTTCAAACAGTTAAGTAATGAACAGGAGAGGATCAAATCTTTTCCATACACCCCATGTTGGATTGAAGAGTTACCTAGGAACAATTAG